The sequence below is a genomic window from Streptosporangium lutulentum.
GATCCCGGGCCCGCCGGGCTCACCCGTACCGGTCATGATCATCCCGGTGCCGGTGATCAGCTCCCCGTGGCCGACGCTCCCGTCGTCGGCCCTGACGAGCTCGTGGATCTCGAACCCGAACGCCTGGACCAGCCAGTCGACGGCCTTGCCCGCGTCGCGGTAGCGAACCAGCGGATACACCGTGCGCATGTCTCTCTCCTTCTGTGGACTGCCACCACGATCCT
It includes:
- a CDS encoding VOC family protein; the encoded protein is MRTVYPLVRYRDAGKAVDWLVQAFGFEIHELVRADDGSVGHGELITGTGMIMTGTGEPGGPGIYVAVDDPDAHHARAVAAGAEVTRELNDQPYGSREYACKDPEGNEWFFGTYRP